A region of the Pogoniulus pusillus isolate bPogPus1 chromosome 12, bPogPus1.pri, whole genome shotgun sequence genome:
GCCCCCCTGCAGAGTTCAAGTCTGGACAGATGGACAGTGATATTCGAAAACATTGCTTGATCTGTTAGGGACACAAAGTCCTGGCTGTCTTTGGTGGTGGCATGGAAATTCCACtctggagggaggaaaaaaagaagaagagagaagaaaaaaaaaattaaaaaaaggaaggaagagaaaggagagggagagaaggagagggaacaaaaaaaaaaaaaaaaaaaaaaaaaaaaaaggaaaaggaaatctgGAAAAGGAAAACCGGGAAAATGCTGAGTCTAATGCCCACTTTTGCACCTGGACTCCAACAGGGATGCGAGAACTGCCGTCCCAGGGAGGCCCCGCCACCGAGCTCCAGCAGCCCTCACCGCGCCTCCATCCACTGTCGGTCCCCTCTTCCCTGGAACGGGGACCGATGGCTCTTGGCTGCTTTTCCCCTGCCATCCCTCCTTGCAAGTAACGTCCTTCCCGATCCAGACCCTGACCGTCCCTTCACTTCCTCCCGGGCTCCTGCCCTCCTCGCTTGACCGAGAGGGAGCCCCGGGTGCTGCGGAGCGGGAGATCTGGGGGGTCTGTCTCTTCCCCGGGCTGAGGAAGTGGCTGGTGAAACGCTGGCCCCGGGGATGAGCCCGTGGCAACCCTGCAGCAGGTGCTGCAAATCCAACGCGAAGAATGGGACCCCTCGTTCCTTTGAGGTGAGGAGGGGCGATGGGTCCAGccctttaaaaataaatgtcGCAGCCTTTTAAAGATAGGAACTGTCGATCAAGAGACAAGCATTTGCCTTGTTTTCGACCCAGCGCCGCGGCCCCGGGGACGGCTGCCCTCCGCCCCACCTGGCCTGGTCGAGACCAGTTCCCTTTCCCTGGGCCGGGCCCTACTAGGAGCCGGCGGCCGTGGGAGAGGCGCCGGGTCTTAATTAGTTGTGCTCGTTGCTGCCCTGTTTTATGCGGCTCCAACACCGTACACAGGCATCAGTCAAAAGGAAGAGTCAGGCTTCCCGCTGTCGTCTCACCGCTTCCCGACCATGAAATAAATGCAAAGTTTTCACAGACGTGTCCCCCCTCAACTCTGCTCCCCCTCCGCTGCTCACCTCCAGGACTCAGTCCCAGCTCCTCCCTATTTACCCCCTCAAATCCCCGATGGCAGGGCGGATGTCCCCGCAGCCTCCCCCAGGCTGGGCACCTCAGCCTCGCAAAGAGGTGCGGGAACAGAGGATTGGAGCTAACCCTTCTCCTGGTCGGTCTAAGTGGAGCCCAGGACACGTCCCGgctggccaggctgagagctgctcGGGAGGCGGCGGGACACACGCCGGGCGGAGGGCAGCGGCGGGCCCGGCTGTCGCTGGGACAGATTTTCCTAATTGACCTGTTACGGATCATCCCCGCAACCGTTGGGAAACACATTTCCACGCTTCACTTCTTAACGTTTTAAATACATATTTAACGGATGGTTGAGGCTTGCCGGGCCAGCTGGGAAACACACGGGTGTAAAAATAATACAACAAAGGCGAAGGGGCCGGGGGGGATTTATCCTAGTGGGAGGAAGCCCCGACCCTGTTGCACGTAGCTGCCAGGGCGAGGGGACTCGACGGGAACCTGGAGAGGAACGGAGGGAGGCGAGGGGCACTTCCGAAggtatttcatttcatttcatttcatttcatttcatttcatttcatttcatttcatttcatttcatttcatttcatttcatttcatttcatttcatttcatttcattataTTCTCTGTTAAcgtcctttcctctttctttctctcttgctctgctcttgctaGGTTTTGGTGGCAGCTCTGGTTCCTTCTCCAGGTCGCTCAGAAGCCGGAGCCAGAGGACTGCTCTGGGGCCGGCTCTGCCCAGCATCGCGCAGCAGTCTTCGCGGTGAAATCCACGCGTGGGGAATGGAGAGGTTAGAATCACTCCCCCGGCCTGCCTGCGCCTCCCCTTTGCAGCACTTAACGGGGGGATAACGACCAGGCTAAGGATAGGACGGGGCATCCGCCGCGGGAAGCGCGCCGTCCTCTCGGTGCGTGTGGCGAGGCCGAGACTAAGCGCGTCCCGGCCAGAAGGGACaagacagggcaggaggaaacaCTGACGTGCTCTCGAGAGCCGGGCAGCGCGGCCTTCTCGACGGCGTtgaggcagcaggaccaggagcaGTTTGGTCCCGTCCCCGTCCCGTCCCGCCCCCCCAACAGCTGTTCCCGGCGCTGTCATTGTTGCATTTTATTATGGGTTTGACAAAAGTCCCGCCCCCCACCGCGCCCCCCCACCGGGCTCCTCACGCCGCGACCGGCCATCGCCTCCCCCGTCCGTCCGTCCCGTCCGCCCGCCCCATCGAGTCGGACCGGCCCCGGTGACATCAGCTGCGCCCCCCCCCGGCCTCCCCCCCGACCCCGCCGCCGCCGATTGGAGCAGCACCCCTCCCGCCCGGTGACATCGTTCTTCCCCGGCGTGGCTATAAagccgccgcagccgccgcaAGGTGCGCGCTGCTGCCGTGCTCGCCCGTCACGGCGCGCCGCTCCCCACGGCCGCCCCGCGCACGGTAAGTACCCTATACCCGCGCATCCCGGCGCAACAACCCCCGGGGGGCCCGGCCCGACCCGGCGGAGGGAGGGACGGGACAGAACGAGACAGGTGGGGAAGGCGTGCCCCTATCTGTGCGAGCCCCGTGGGAGGCGGTGAGGGGAGGGTGGTCAGAACGGCGTGCCCCACCGGAGGTGTCGCTTCTTGGCCCCGCAGAGCAGCGGCGGAGAGGTCTTGTCGACGGGACGGGCTGGCGAACTCCGGCGGAACCCGGCCAAGTTTCCGCGGGAGCTGATCCGGGGACTCTCGCGGACTTTCTCCCCTCCCCGCAGGCAGCCCAGTGAGTGCAGCCGTCCCGTCTGCCGGGCCATGGACTCGGACGCCAGCCtggtctccagtcgcccgtccTCCCCGGAGCCCGATGACCTCTTCCTCACGGCCAGAAATAAAGGCAGCGGCGGGGGCTTCACGGGCGGCACCGTGTCCAGCTCCACGCAGAGCGATTCCCCGCCGGAGCTGAGCGCAGAACTGCGCAGCGCCATGAGCGCTGCgggagtggtggtggtggacaaGCTGGGCTTCAAGTcctcgtcctcctcctcctcctcgtcttcctcctcctcctctaagAAGGACAAGAAGCAGATGACAGAGccggagctgcagcagctgcgtCTGAAGATCAACAGTCGGGAGCGCAAGAGAATGCACGACCTGAATATTGCTATGGACGGTCTGCGGGAGGTGATGCCCTACGCCCACGGCCCGTCGGTGCGCAAACTCTCCAAGATCGCCACGCTTCTTCTGGCGCGCAACTACATCCTCATGCTCACCAACTCCTTGGAGGAGATGAAGCGCCTGGTCAGCGAGATCTACGGCGGGCATCACGCCGGCTTCCACCCTGCCGCCTGTCCCGGTGGCATGGGTGCCCACTCAGCGCCGCTGCCCGGCCACCCGGGCCACCCTGCTTCGCACCCTGTCCACCACCCCATCCTACCCCCCGCCGCCGTCTCTAGCGCCTCCCTGCCCGGCTCAGGCCTCTCGGCCGTCAGCTCCATCCGGCCTCCCCACGGGCTTCTCAAGTCTCcctcggccgccgccgccgccgcccccttGGGCAGCGGCTTCCAGCACTGGGGGGGGatgccctgcccctgcagcatgTGCCAGGTGTCGGCCCCGCCACACCACCACGTCTCAGGCATGGGCACCGCCAGCCTCCCCAGATTGGCCACCGACACCAAGTGAGCCCCTCAGAGAGGCCGTCCCGCCTCGGCCCGCGCCGCCCCGGCACCTCCAGGACATACAAACGCGCACCCCGACTCCGCGGTGGAAGCGGGTCCCCACGCCTCCCCGCTGCCGGTGCCATGGGAGGGGTGACAGGAGCCTGGCCCAGGGTCCCCCGCTCCCCGAACGGCGAGGACAACCACTCCGACACAAGTAAACGCCAGCCCACcttctttattttaaaatttACATTGTTGTCGATAACTTCGCTAGGAGGTAAAAATAAGCCCTATGCTCGTCGCAAATGGAGGAGCCAAACTGTTCGTTTCCTGTAtgatgtttatttgtttgtttgtttcgttctttcttttccctcccttcccgcctccccctccctcccccccccccccccccccccccccccccggtgtCGTTTCTGCACGTAGAGCCTTTGGAAACGTTTCTGTGTCACGTCCCGCCCCGGAAAGCAGCACCGGCACCACTCCGGGAGCTCCTGGCACTAGCGTGGAGCAGCAAAACTCCGGGTGGAAGTGCAGACGGGAAAGTCGGGTTCTTCCCCGGCATCCCCGCCCGcggttatttttttttgttgtttgtttgtttgtttgtttgtttgttttttaatgtttgtgttttttttctttcttggttCGGGATTTGTAAATATACCGTTCAACGATAACGACGCAAGTCCGCTCTGCCTGAGCTTTCCGTCCGTGCACTTGTACTGTGTAAGCCTCATGAGTGAATAAGGGGTCGGTTTGCCTTGATTTCGTTGGTTTGGGTTCTTGGGGTTTCttggggtttgtgtttttttaagcATATAACacttttggggtttgttttcgtTCCTGCCACCTTTAACAAAGTTTGAATTCTTTAATGCTCTTTCTGTGTAGGAACTTTCACACTGTCCGTATTGCAATACTGAGAACTTGGGCTTGTTTCTGAAATAACAACTTTTCTTATCGCTACCCCTTGCAGAGATTTTATCATCTGTTTATTtttgtaaaaaagaaaaaaaaagaaaaaaaaagtttaaaaaaaaaagttgctaaATAATATTTATTACTTGTTTggttgaaaaaaaaagtcatccaCTGTTGAGATTTTaaataaaaagacaaaaaaaccccgaCAGCATTTTAAATAAacagccttttcctcttccttgctTGGGGAggcggaggaggaggcaggtgcGGGACCGTGGCACGGTGACCGGCCACAAAGCCCAAAGCCGGGGAGGGAGACGAACGTTTTAGGGGCATCCTTGctttttatctatgttttttgttcattttctttGCCGGCTAATAGAAACcgttttggtttggtgtttggggtttttttttgtttgtttgttttttaatttttattcccccccccctccccgatTTCTTCATTGTAGAAGGAGGGCGGCAAGGAAAGAAACGTTTGTCACTGGGTTTGTAACGCAATTTTTTTTGTCTAACGAATCCAGGACTTGGCAAGAGCAAAATATTAATTCGGGGAAAGGAAATATTAAACTTGACTGTGAGATGTTTGCTCATTATAATTGCTTCTGTCTGCTAGACCTCCAGCCAAAAACCAATCTAACGAAAGTCCACGGAAAGCAACATTGTTTGAAGACAGTCTTTCCACACTCCCCCGAAGCTGAGAGTATTTCCCTCTCCTGTGCATCTTAGCATCTCTGTGTACCGTTATTTGGGCAGGAAATATTTCGCCCACTCGCGGACTCCAAGGAAAGAACTGTATTCATGCATGCAGGGTGGGGGCGTGGAGCAGCCTGTAGCTTCCCTATTCCCTGTAAGGAGAAAGGGAACAACCAAGACGAATCCAGTTTTTAGAGGAAATGGAGGTTTGCAGTCCCCAGAGGCGGCTGCTCCTCCAAGTGCACCGTGACAGGCAAGGGGGTTCCCCAGGCGCAGTTCCCAGGGCCCTGCCGCCGTCCGCCCCGAGGCAGCCGCTCCGACCCGGTACCGCGCTCCGGGCTGCTGGGTTGCAGGAACCGCAAAACTCGAGTCCTTGCCCAAGCAAATCCTCacaactctctctctctagaAGAATGAATGTCTAGAGAGCTAACTAGAAGAACTACCTAGCTATGTACGCAAAAATAGGAACtagtatatatataaatatataaaaataaaatatcagGCCGTGGGGGAGTTTTGGGCACACAGACATCAGCGGAGAAATAAGAGCGAGGCCGGACCTGGGAGActacttttttgttttttttctttacactgTGTGAAGCGAAGCGGTTCCCaaatggccagggctggatggagTCCTCAGGAGTGTAAGCTGCCCGCGGCCACACAGCCCCTCCGGGCTCTTCGGGGGGGTTGCGCCTTCCTTCTCCGTCTGGCCCTATGCCgaccctttcagggaagggaAACGCTCCTGCTGGAGCGAGTGTCCCCCACCCTGTGATAGGAGTGGTGATAACAGACAGCCGCCATCCCTCCTTGAGAgacatccagcccaacctccccaggctcctgGAGAAAAGTTCCTTTTCTCAGTATTCTCAATATCCATTTCGGCAAACAAACCCGATTTAACTTCGGGAACGAGAAGCCCCGGGAACCAAAGCCGAACATCCCGCTCATGGTCCCAGAGCTTTCTCCAATAGGAGGTCTGGCCCTGATCCTGGTGACCAGGAGGGCACTGACTCTGCCCCTCGTTTTAACGCTGCCTTAAGGTGCTAGTTCTGTGTCGGTCTGAGGCTTTGAATGCCATTTTTGCTGTATAAGACATTCTGTTTCTGCGGGGTTGACAGCCAGGGTCTGCCAACGTCTTGGGACGGTTCCCCGGCGGCAGCCCTTCTGCTAGGCTGCAAGCCAAAAGCCCGGGTGTCGAAGAAGGGGCAGACACGAGCCCAGTCCCCACCAGAAGGAGAAGGCAAAGGCCGCTCCTCTGCCGAGTCGCGGCGGCCCGGGGCTGCTGAGCCCCGCCAGGACGGGGCGAGGATGTAGCCCTTCCGTCAGGCCTGCCCGCTTGAAATAATACTCATCTCCCCCGGTTTTGCTCCTGGAGCCCTACTACCGGTGCCACTCGCCCAGTCCTGCCATCGTATGTCATGTccgcccccctccccatctGTAGGGAGGTCTCAATAAGCGGAGCAGCTTTCGCAATTAGCAGGGCTCCGACGAGGGAGTATTGCTGCGGTagaaggcaggagcaggtgaGAATTAGAAGGAGCATCATTAGGAGCTGTTCTTTGTCTCTATTAAAGGCAATAATTAGCACTCTGACAGATGCAAAAGTCGGCAGTGGCCAGAAGCTGGTAAATCCTGCTCGTCTGCCTCCCCGACCGCGCTCTGCCACCCAGAGGGCCTTTCCCCGTCACTAACAGGTGGCTCCGGGGAGCCTCATCGGGCAGCACAGCCCCGAGTGGGTAGGGGGTGCATTGGGAAGATTCTGCTGGGACGTTTCCGCCCCACTGGGCCCCGCGGTGTCAGAAGAAGCGAAGGCAGTCTGAACCCCTCCACAGTGTGTGCCTGCCCGCTGTCAGTCACGTCAGGGCTGCGCATCGGTCCCGGCAGCGGAGGGAGTCCCCGGCGTTGCTGCCAGCCGCTCGACCGGGCTGTGTCGAGCCGTTCCGAGCCGCCAGCtgtgctccccagccccccctcccctcctgggCTACCTGCAAATTAAATTATCCGCCTTGCTGGGCCCCCGGCCACTTCTCTCTATCCTTGCTCCCCATATGCTCCCCTGAAAGAAGCAGTGTCCCGCAGGGTCCCCTGATTGCCTTGCCCGCAGCTGAAGCCGCGGCTCCGAACAGATAGGGTTACGGCAAGTGCCGGAGAGAGAGCCCATATGTTCTGCGCACACCGGCGGCGGGGCTGCCGAGGGGTCACCTGTGCCTCCAGCCGCACCAGGAGACCTGAGGGACTGGCGCTGCTCCCGCAGGTGGCCCAGCCCCTCCGAGCTGGAGTAGCTACCTTAATCTCAGGTCCCGGCCCCTCTGATTACCATTTCCTTGCTTTCCATGAAACAAAGACAGATGCCTCCCTTCGTGCCCCTTCTGCTATTTTAAGCTGTCGCAGGTTTGTCGCAATTTGTCCCGACGGGAGGAGGGAGAGTAGGGAACCCCCACCCTCACAGTGCGGTCCAGACGACTTCCTTGGATGACACCACTCACCCCTTCCTTTCCTCAACGTCCTCCCCTCTTtgcccttttcttccctttcctcttcacttCTCCTTTACCACTTTCCTTTACTTTCTTTCATTCTTCACTGCTCCTCCTAGGCATAGCACAGAAAGTggagagagaggcaggcagaTGTTGGTAGCACGTTTTAGGCAAAAGCTGCAGTGCTACAGAAACGttgaggggaagggagaaatcGGCCAAGTCAGGGCACCCCAGCAGCGTCTTTGCCTTCACCCAGGTGATGCTCTTCTTTCATTTCAACAGCTGATTTCTTCAGCCTCTGTCTGAAAAAAATTGAGTCAAGGAGTCCAGAATCTGCTTCTCAGCTCTGACTGAGGCATGCTGCTCCCTCCAAGCCCATGGTTCCTGCAAGGTACCTCTGGCACTTCCACAGAGGGGTActggttctgctcactgctaaTTTAGATCTGTGGGATGGGATCCATTAGAGCTCCCTATGTGGGGCTACAGGCTCCCTTCCTTTTTATTTGAATGAACGTTTGGAGTGAGTATCCAAATGCCCTTCAACAGCTTTCCAAATACCAGTCTTCCATGGGAAAACCCCCACTAGTTTATTTTAATTTACAAACTTCTCTTCAGTAATACAAACtaaggtctgctctgagcagggGCCACTAGCAGGGTAATGTACATAAGCACGGGTTACATGAAACTAAGTAGTTGTTTGCATAAgctgcagacagaaaaaaaaatcctgatttttttttttccctctgaaagcATCATAATACTGCTACTTTGGAGCAAAATTCTCTCTGCACATTACTCTGGTCTCCCCATGCTACAATCAGGCTACTGAACATGACACATGATAACTCAGGAGTGATTCCAGAGATGAGCTagggctggggcacagccctgggatgCTGCTTCTCTTGTTGGACATCAAGGCTTGTTTTTATATTTCCATAGGTGAAAGACTGATGTCTCATGTGTCCTGACAGCCTGCAAACTGAGACATCCACCAGAGGACATCCCACAGGACGCTGGTGTGACAAGAGTCAAACAGCCTCTGATGATGCCACTAGGCCAGCATCTCTTGCTTGGTGTTGCAAGATGGTACTTGCAACATAGCTCTGCTTTGTCCATGTCAGAGTGGAATTTCCATCTCTGTGTGGGATCTGGACCTCTGGGTCTGTGACTTGACATTACCCAGATTATTTCTGAATGCT
Encoded here:
- the OLIG2 gene encoding oligodendrocyte transcription factor 2, yielding MDSDASLVSSRPSSPEPDDLFLTARNKGSGGGFTGGTVSSSTQSDSPPELSAELRSAMSAAGVVVVDKLGFKSSSSSSSSSSSSSSKKDKKQMTEPELQQLRLKINSRERKRMHDLNIAMDGLREVMPYAHGPSVRKLSKIATLLLARNYILMLTNSLEEMKRLVSEIYGGHHAGFHPAACPGGMGAHSAPLPGHPGHPASHPVHHPILPPAAVSSASLPGSGLSAVSSIRPPHGLLKSPSAAAAAAPLGSGFQHWGGMPCPCSMCQVSAPPHHHVSGMGTASLPRLATDTK